The window GAGGGAATGGCCGTCAAAACGCGCAGCAGTGCGCGCAGCCTGTTAACACGTGGGCTGATTACCTCGGTGACCAATCCAAAAGTATTGCTGTTTTTCATCGCCTTCTTCCCGCAATTTGTCGTGGTTGATGGCAATTACCACGTGCAATCCTTCCTGATCCTCGGTCTGACTTACGCTTTGATGGGTTTAACCACCGATATTCTGTTTGCGTTGTTAGCCGGTGGTGCCGCCAGCGCGGTGGCGAAAAACGCCACGATGCAAAAGTTACTGGATCGGGTGGTGGGTGTCACCTTTATTGGTCTTGGTATTCGTCTGGCCTTAACCCGCCGTGGTTAAACCTGATGGCAAAAGGAGCCGTTCATGACAGCAAAGCACAATATCATCGGTATCGTCAGCGATGAGTTCGCCAACCCCGGCAGCGTAAAAATGCTGAATGAAGTCACACGACAGCTGAATGCGCGTGGATATCTGGCGTTGCTGCTCAATGTTGATTCGCGCGAGCATTACCTGTCGTTACTCACTAAGGCCTCTGAACTGGGCGTAAAAGGATTGATTTTCCTCACCTCCCGTTATCGTCAAGAGGCGTCAGCCTTCCCGGCTATCTGGCTGAGTGGGGAGAATGCCCTCAGAGCTGATGGCTATGATGCAGGCGCGGAGATTGGCCGTCTGCTGCTGGCGCAGGGACATCAACGTTTTGGTTTTATGCGCGGCGAAGATTCCCCAACCGTTCCGCGCCAGATGCAGGGCTTTGTCGAGAGCTTAAGCGCGGCGGATAAAACCCTCGATCAGCGACTGGTTGCCGGTAACAACGATCGTGAACGGGCTTATCAGGTGATGATGGCTTACCTGAAAAAAACGCGTGCCTCCGAACGTATCAATGCGTTGTTCTGTGAAAATGATGTGCTGGCGTTTGGGGCCTTGCAGGCGGTGCGCGATTTTGGTCAGGGCGCGCATATTGGCGTGGTGGGTTTTGATGATGTGGACGAAGCACGTTCTTCGACCTGGCATCTGACCAGCTGGGCGCAGCGAGGTGATTTGCTGGTGACTGAAGCGCTAAATCGCTTGCTGGATAACAAAGCAGATGACACCGGAGCCTGGCAGCAGGGCGAATTGCAGGTCCGTCATTCGCATCATGGCAAACATGTGCATGGTGAGATGTCAAAGTGCGGCTGTGCCAGCCGCCACTAATTGCCAGAGACCCCGCACCAACCTGGTGCGGTATGAAGCGCGATTTCTCGCGCTTTTTTTATCCGTTAAATCGCATCAATCATCCCGCCATCCACTCGCATCACCGTGCCGGTGATGTAACTGGCGGGCTTGCTGGCGAGAAACGCCGCAGTGGCACCGTATTCTTCTGGTGCACCATAACGGCCCGCAGGAATACCCTGACGGCTTTTCTCTGCTACGGCATCCGCTGTGCTGTTTTCGCGTTTCGCTTTGATGGCATCCAGCTGGCTGACGCGATCAGTAGCGATGCGTCCTGGTACCAGCACGTTCACCGTCACACCGTCCGCAGCCACTTCACTTGCCAGTGTTTTAGACCAGCCGAGTAAACTCATCCGCAGGGCATTGGACAGGGCCAGATTAGGGATCGGTGCAATGACACCGGATGAAGTCGAGGTGATAATACGTCCCCAGCCACGCTGGCGCATGGCGGGCAGCACTTTGTCCGTCAGCTGGATCAGTGAGGAAACCATCAGGGAAAACTGCTGCTGCCAGACATCGGCATCCGTGCCCTGGGCGCTGGCGGGTGGCGGGCCACCGGAATTGTTGACCAGAATATCGACATCGCCCCAATGCTGACGAATATCATTTAGCACATCATCAAATTTCTCTGGCGCAGCGAGGTCGAGTTGCCAGGCCTGGGCGGTACCGCCTTGCTGCTGGATAAGTGCCACCGTTGCGGCCAGCTTTTCCAGGTTGCGGCCGGTCACCGCGACTTTTACCCCTTCCTGCGCCAGAGACAGCGCCATCGCCCGGCCTAAACCACTTCCCGCACCACAAACCAGCGCGACCCGTTGTTGAATTTGCAAATCCATAAACCACTCCTGATTGTATTTTCAGGATCATGATGTGCAAAATCGATGCCGATTATTTGCGTGGCCGCTTAATATTTACCTGGTCATAGGCGAATTGCAGATGTTGCTGCATCAGGCTGGCGGCCAGTTCCTGTTTGTTTTCCCGCAACGCATCGATGATCGCCACATGTTCTTCACACCATTCTTTCACGCGCCGCTTGTTATGGTAGCTGCCAAATTCCATCAGGCGACGTAAGCGGTTTTGCTGCTGAATTGCCTGTAACACAAACAGATTGCCGCTGGCTTCCGCCAGCAGCTCATGAAAGGAGGCGTCGGTTTCGAAGATATCCTTCGCCGGGACCAGGGTGATATCCGGGTGAGTAATCAGCCACAGATGCTGCGCGCGCAGCCGTTTTAATAACTGGCGATCGACATGTAAATGTGGCGTCAGCAGGGCGGCTGGCTCAATCATCAGGCGGAAACCGTAACTGTTGCGTAAAGCCACGTCTGAGTTCAGGGTTTGCAGGAAACGCCAGCCATGCCCGGCATTACGTGCAATCAGGCCATCTTCCGACAGCTTCACCAGCGTGCGTGTCAGTATCCCGCGGTCCACCTCATAGCGTTGCACGATTTCGGTCTGGGTAAAGGACTCGGGTAGCGTACCGGCAATACGGTCGCGTACCAGCAATTCATACAAATGCTGATCATTGCTTTTGGTTTGTTCGATACTCAGCTGCTGTAGTTCATCGGCGCTCTTTAACAGGAAGAAACCCTGATTGGGCCGGGCTTCCACCGCGCCCAGACGGGTCAGTTCTTTTAATCCGGCGCGCACCGGTGTACGTGAAACGCCCAGCGCATCGGCAAGATGTTGTTCACGTAAATGATGACCTGGATCGAATCTTGCTTCATATATCAGGTCAAGGATTTGCCGGGCGATCCGGCGACTGCTCGCAGTTGAGTCAGGCTGCATGGAGAACGTTCCCTGAAAGTGTATTGTTATGGTCTGAATATACAATAACACGGGAAAAGTTTTGCAGCGAAATAAAGCAGGAGCTGCACGATAAGCGTGCAATTGCACCAGGAAGGGACGTGTTTTTGTCATCATGATTGTATTTGTTGATTCATAAAATCCAAAATATTAACCAGGAGACGACTATGTCCAGCTCGTATTTCACCACTCGCCGCATGCGCGGATTGATGTTCACTCTGGCGTTGTTGCCACTTGCCAGCCATGCCGCAGGGGAAAGTGTGACCCCAGGTAAACTGACTTATGGCACCGCTGCCACCTTTATGCCGTTCGAATTTGTTAAAGACGGCAAGCTCACTGGCTTCGATATCGACCTGATCACTGCCCTGAGTAAAGAACTCAAACTCACGCCAGCCCCAATGGCGATGGAGTTCAAAGGTTTGATCCCAGCCTTGCAGGGCAAGCGTCTCGACATCATCAATTCAGCGATGTACGTCAACCCGACCCGCGCCACCCAGGTGGATTTCGTGCCTTACCTGAAAATCGGCAGCCGTGTGGTGGTGCGCAAAGGTAATCCGGCGGGCATCACCGGACGTGATATGTCGCTGTGCGGCAAAAACGTCGCTGTGACCCTTGGCGGTATCGAAGAGAGCCAGGCGCGTGTGGACAACAAAAACTGCGTGGCCGCCAGCAAAGCCGCCATCAACGTGCTGACCTTCCCGGCAGCCACTGACTCAGCAGTCGCTGTCGCTCAGGGCCGTGCCGATGCGGAATATCTCTCTACACCGGGCACCGTAGCGCTGTTCAGCGAGAAACCTGGCATGTTCGAAGCGGTAGGTGCGGAGTTTGAAGCCGACACCCATATCGCCTTTGCGGTACGTAAAGGTGATAGCGAAACCCGTGCACAACTGGAGAAGGGACTGCAAAGCCTGGTGAAAGATGGCACCTACAAGCAACTGATTGAGAAATGGAACTTCCCGGATTCCGTTGCCATTTTTTAATGCGTTTCAAGCCGTTAACCGGAGATAGCTATGTCGATTGATTTAATGTGGCAGTACTTCCTTTCCCCTGAGTTTTTACAGGGGGCGTGGATGACACTGCTCATCACCCTCTGCTCACTGTTGTGTGGCGTGGTGCTGGGTCTGGTACTGGCCCTGCTACAGGAGGCTCCTTTCCGCGCCGGAAAAGCGCTGGCTTTTTTCTACCTGTGGCTGTTTCGAGGCACGCCAGTGCTGTTCCAGATCATCTTTGTCTACAACGTGCTGCCAGGCTTCGGCTTACGCTTCTCCGCGTTTACCTGTGCAGTGCTGGCGCTTTCGCTCAATGAAGGCGCGTATATGGCTGAGATCCTGCGTTCCGGTCTCCAGGCGGTGAAAAGCGGGCAACGTACCGCTGGCATGGCACTGGGCATGACCAACGCGCAGATCATGCGCAAGATCGTGTTACCGCAGGCGGCACGTATCGTACTGCCGCCGATGGGTAACCAGATGATCAGCATGCTCAAATCAAGTGCGCTGGTGTCGGTGATTGCGGTACAGGAGCTGTTGCTGGTGGCAAATCAGGCTGCCAGCGCCAGTTTCCGCTACTTCGAAGCGCTGTGTGCTGCCGGTATTTACTATCTGCTGCTGACCACGCTGTTCATGATTTTCCAGTCATGGCTGGAGCGCAGCCTCGACCCGAAACAGCGCCGCCGCAAAAGCCAGAAAGCGCAATCCCATGAAATGAAACTGCCTAAACCAGCCCGGGAGGTGTCATGAACCAGGAACGTAAACCGCTGCTGGAAATGATCGGTATCGATAAAACCTTTGGTCGTCAGACCGTACTGAAAAACTGCTCACTGAGCGTGAATCGCGGTGAAACCGTGGTGCTGATTGGCCCGTCCGGTTCGGGCAAATCGACGCTGCTGCGCTGCGTCAACCTGTTGTCCCCGGCTGACAGCGGCGATGTGTTTTTTGCCCGGCAAAATATCAGCCGTGGCGAAGTTCCGCCTCATCAGCTGCGCCAGCGTATTGGCATGGTGTTTCAGAACTACGAGTTGTTTTCGCATCTCACCGCTGCGGAAAACATCATGCTGGCCCCGATGACGGTGCTGGGTATGAACCGTATTGAGGCGCGGAAACAGGCCGAAATGCTGCTGGCAAAGGTACGTATCAATGAACGTGCCGACCACTTCCCGGATGAGCTTTCCGGCGGCCAGCAACAGCGTGTAGCGATTGCCCGCGCGCTGGCGATGAAACCGGAACTGATGTTGTACGACGAACCCACCTCGGCGCTGGATCCGGAGATGATTCGTGAAGTGCTGGATGTGATGGCGGAACTGAGTGCCGAAGGCATGACCAGCATGGTGGTGACCCATGAAATGGGCTTTGCCCGCCGCGCCGCCAATCAAATCCTGTTTATGGAAGAGGGCGAAATTCTCGAACGCGCCAGCGCCCAGGACTTTTTTACTGGCCAGGTCAGCGAACGCGCCAAACGTTTCCTCGACCAGATCTTACATTAATAGCGGAGTACCTATGAGTAGTTACCAGGCAGACAGTGTGCGCATGAAG is drawn from Pantoea cypripedii and contains these coding sequences:
- a CDS encoding LysE family translocator: MLDITHFPLFLASVFLLCITPGPDLAYVVGQSVANGRRSGVISAAGVALGSCTHAVASAIGLTALIAASPLLFTVIKYIGAAYLLFLGSKMVWGTFVSRSAANQEEGMAVKTRSSARSLLTRGLITSVTNPKVLLFFIAFFPQFVVVDGNYHVQSFLILGLTYALMGLTTDILFALLAGGAASAVAKNATMQKLLDRVVGVTFIGLGIRLALTRRG
- a CDS encoding substrate-binding domain-containing protein, which gives rise to MTAKHNIIGIVSDEFANPGSVKMLNEVTRQLNARGYLALLLNVDSREHYLSLLTKASELGVKGLIFLTSRYRQEASAFPAIWLSGENALRADGYDAGAEIGRLLLAQGHQRFGFMRGEDSPTVPRQMQGFVESLSAADKTLDQRLVAGNNDRERAYQVMMAYLKKTRASERINALFCENDVLAFGALQAVRDFGQGAHIGVVGFDDVDEARSSTWHLTSWAQRGDLLVTEALNRLLDNKADDTGAWQQGELQVRHSHHGKHVHGEMSKCGCASRH
- a CDS encoding SDR family oxidoreductase, which gives rise to MDLQIQQRVALVCGAGSGLGRAMALSLAQEGVKVAVTGRNLEKLAATVALIQQQGGTAQAWQLDLAAPEKFDDVLNDIRQHWGDVDILVNNSGGPPPASAQGTDADVWQQQFSLMVSSLIQLTDKVLPAMRQRGWGRIITSTSSGVIAPIPNLALSNALRMSLLGWSKTLASEVAADGVTVNVLVPGRIATDRVSQLDAIKAKRENSTADAVAEKSRQGIPAGRYGAPEEYGATAAFLASKPASYITGTVMRVDGGMIDAI
- a CDS encoding GntR family transcriptional regulator; protein product: MQPDSTASSRRIARQILDLIYEARFDPGHHLREQHLADALGVSRTPVRAGLKELTRLGAVEARPNQGFFLLKSADELQQLSIEQTKSNDQHLYELLVRDRIAGTLPESFTQTEIVQRYEVDRGILTRTLVKLSEDGLIARNAGHGWRFLQTLNSDVALRNSYGFRLMIEPAALLTPHLHVDRQLLKRLRAQHLWLITHPDITLVPAKDIFETDASFHELLAEASGNLFVLQAIQQQNRLRRLMEFGSYHNKRRVKEWCEEHVAIIDALRENKQELAASLMQQHLQFAYDQVNIKRPRK
- a CDS encoding ABC transporter substrate-binding protein codes for the protein MSSSYFTTRRMRGLMFTLALLPLASHAAGESVTPGKLTYGTAATFMPFEFVKDGKLTGFDIDLITALSKELKLTPAPMAMEFKGLIPALQGKRLDIINSAMYVNPTRATQVDFVPYLKIGSRVVVRKGNPAGITGRDMSLCGKNVAVTLGGIEESQARVDNKNCVAASKAAINVLTFPAATDSAVAVAQGRADAEYLSTPGTVALFSEKPGMFEAVGAEFEADTHIAFAVRKGDSETRAQLEKGLQSLVKDGTYKQLIEKWNFPDSVAIF
- a CDS encoding amino acid ABC transporter permease, which encodes MSIDLMWQYFLSPEFLQGAWMTLLITLCSLLCGVVLGLVLALLQEAPFRAGKALAFFYLWLFRGTPVLFQIIFVYNVLPGFGLRFSAFTCAVLALSLNEGAYMAEILRSGLQAVKSGQRTAGMALGMTNAQIMRKIVLPQAARIVLPPMGNQMISMLKSSALVSVIAVQELLLVANQAASASFRYFEALCAAGIYYLLLTTLFMIFQSWLERSLDPKQRRRKSQKAQSHEMKLPKPAREVS
- a CDS encoding amino acid ABC transporter ATP-binding protein, which gives rise to MNQERKPLLEMIGIDKTFGRQTVLKNCSLSVNRGETVVLIGPSGSGKSTLLRCVNLLSPADSGDVFFARQNISRGEVPPHQLRQRIGMVFQNYELFSHLTAAENIMLAPMTVLGMNRIEARKQAEMLLAKVRINERADHFPDELSGGQQQRVAIARALAMKPELMLYDEPTSALDPEMIREVLDVMAELSAEGMTSMVVTHEMGFARRAANQILFMEEGEILERASAQDFFTGQVSERAKRFLDQILH